The DNA sequence GTCTTCGGCGCCGATCCCAGCCCGGAAGCGGCGTTCGCCACCATCGCCCGTCACCGGGTGACAGTCACCGCACTGGTGCCGGCGCTGGCCACGCTGTGGGCGCAAGCCTGCGACTGGGAGCCGCAGAAGCCGACCACGCTGCGGTTGCTGCAGGTAGGCGGCGCCAAGCTGGCCGCGGGCGATGCGCGGCGGATTCGGGAGGCGCTGACGCCGGGCTTGCAGCAGGTGTTCGGCATGGCCGAGGGGTTGCTCTGCTACACCCGGCCCGGTGACGCCGCGGAGTTGCTCGACACCACGCAGGGCCGGCCGTTGTGCGCCGATGACGAGTTGCGGGTGGTCGACGAGGAGGGTGCCGAGGCGTCCGAGGGTGAGCTGATGGTGCGCGGGCCCTACACGATCAACGGCTACTACAACGCGGCCGAGGCCAATGAGCGATCCTTCAGTCCGGACGGCTTCTACCGCAGCGGGGACCGCGTCCGCCGGCTGGCCGATGGCTACCTGGAGGTGACCGGGCGGATCAAGGACGTCATCGTCCGCGGCGGCGAGAACATCGCTGCCGACGAGCTGGAGACGCATCTGCTGGCGCATCCGGCGGTTCGATCGGCTGCCGCAGTCGGTCTGCCGGATCAGTACTTGGGCGAAAAGGTCTGCGCTGCAGTTGTGTTCAATGGCGCACAAGTGACGCTGGCAGAGTTGAACCGTCACCTCGACGAATGCGGGGTCGCTACTCACGTCCGGATCGATCAGCTGGCGGCATTGCCAACGCTGCCCGTCACGGCGGTCGGCAAGATCGACAAGAAGGCGTTGGTCCGCCAGCTCGGCTGAACCGAATTCGCTGACCTAGCCACGCTCGACGACGTTGTCGAACCCCGAGGTGCTCACTTCCGGGTTCCCGGAGCGGTAGGTGACCCTGTTGTTGAGGCCGGACGCCG is a window from the Mycobacterium sp. SVM_VP21 genome containing:
- a CDS encoding AMP-binding protein, with translation MHGFVPFPDERAAAYRAAGYWNGRPLASLLDDAASRWPERPAVIDGGTTLSYALLDAAADRAAAGLHRLGVGAGDRVLLQLPNSCAFAITLFGLLRVGAIPVLCLPGHRAAEIGHLATISDAVGIVIPDATAGFDYPAMAAELGLRRLILDDASEGSPAPRVTPDPAAPALLLVSGGTTGMPKLIPRTHNDYVYNAIASAQLCELTSDDVYLAALPAAHNFPLACPGLLGAMSVGAATVFGADPSPEAAFATIARHRVTVTALVPALATLWAQACDWEPQKPTTLRLLQVGGAKLAAGDARRIREALTPGLQQVFGMAEGLLCYTRPGDAAELLDTTQGRPLCADDELRVVDEEGAEASEGELMVRGPYTINGYYNAAEANERSFSPDGFYRSGDRVRRLADGYLEVTGRIKDVIVRGGENIAADELETHLLAHPAVRSAAAVGLPDQYLGEKVCAAVVFNGAQVTLAELNRHLDECGVATHVRIDQLAALPTLPVTAVGKIDKKALVRQLG